The proteins below come from a single Zhouia spongiae genomic window:
- a CDS encoding leucine-rich repeat domain-containing protein translates to MTYTNIKYLAYTLTLGLFISCSSDDANENPANSIYIDIPDANFESKLISLGIDSDQEINRKMLRTDAEKVTSLDISSQHAGDEIEDLTGIEGFINLTKLEAVMNSLSQIDLSANKALDSIYLAGNRIENIDISNNTKLKMLNVDANILTSITGIADAKQLKTLSASFNFLETIDLDSESLETLYIETNDLKSLNTEKAVNLKTLFARNNQITSSIDLTNNKQLEVVTLTNNRLAELNLGQHANLKSLYISENSLSQLDVSGLSALIDLRIRDNSDLLCVQINDGQDIPTVHKSDYQNLNTDCN, encoded by the coding sequence ATGACATACACAAACATAAAATACCTGGCATATACCCTTACTCTCGGCCTTTTTATTTCTTGTAGTAGCGACGACGCTAATGAAAATCCGGCAAACAGTATCTATATCGACATTCCGGATGCAAATTTTGAATCGAAACTGATCAGCCTGGGTATAGACTCCGATCAGGAGATCAACCGGAAAATGTTAAGAACAGATGCCGAAAAGGTAACTTCGCTCGATATCAGCTCTCAGCATGCTGGTGATGAAATAGAAGACCTCACCGGAATAGAAGGTTTCATCAACTTAACAAAACTTGAGGCCGTGATGAATAGCCTGAGCCAGATTGACCTGAGTGCAAACAAGGCTCTTGATTCAATATATCTTGCAGGAAATCGAATCGAAAATATAGATATCAGCAATAACACCAAATTAAAGATGTTAAATGTCGACGCGAATATCCTAACTTCTATTACCGGTATTGCAGATGCTAAACAATTAAAAACCCTTAGCGCATCATTTAACTTTCTGGAAACTATCGATCTTGACAGTGAATCTTTAGAAACGCTCTATATTGAAACTAACGACCTGAAAAGCCTCAATACAGAAAAGGCTGTAAACCTGAAAACACTATTCGCAAGGAATAACCAAATCACCTCATCCATTGACCTTACTAACAACAAACAACTAGAGGTTGTTACCCTTACAAACAATCGGCTAGCCGAGCTCAATTTAGGTCAACATGCGAATCTGAAATCCCTGTACATTTCGGAGAACTCACTGTCTCAGCTTGATGTAAGCGGACTTAGTGCGTTGATCGACCTAAGGATAAGAGACAATTCGGATCTGCTGTGTGTTCAGATAAACGATGGCCAGGACATCCCTACGGTACACAAATCCGACTATCAGAATTTAAACACTGATTGTAATTAG